A stretch of DNA from Brachyhypopomus gauderio isolate BG-103 chromosome 7, BGAUD_0.2, whole genome shotgun sequence:
ATAAATAACAGAGTGGTATTTTCGAACATGCTTCGCTACACCCTCGTTGCCACCTCGGGGTCGGTGAGAAGTGTCTTTGTCCCTATTCAGTGTCACTTCAACAGGTAAGACCATGGCGTTTGTGCGTTACTGCGTTACTCCTCGCTTCAACTAGTGGGTGGACGTTTCACAGCAACAGTTAAACATGATGCTGAGTTGCCACTGAAAGCGTGTGTTGGTTTGATGGGTTGGTCATGGTCTGGGCAGCAGATCCgttggttttgtgttgtagcACTAGTGCTTGGTGCTTTACCCTCAGATCTTCGTACTAAACTATTTTAGTAAACTATCCATCGTGACATATATCTCTTATTACAGATTCTACTACTCCTACAAAATTGGCTTTCTGCCACATGTGGAATCTCAGAGACTTTTCAAGCCCATGAAATTCAAGAGTAGCGTCACACTGACCCCATGTGATGGTAAAACATCCTTTGGTCCTATATGCTGTTTAAAGGTGTGTTTCCTGAGagaaaaaaacatgaaaattGAATAAAGGTTGTGGCTAGACCAGGCACCCTCAGAATTACCTTCTAGAATATTTTAGCTCCACAAGAGACAATTCGGTGTATCTGCAGGGAATCGCTGGATAGCACATGAGCCGCTAAACTGCACTATGGTAGCTAGCTTTCCAAGGAACAGGTTGACTAGATTGTATTTTGCAGTCTGGTCCTCATCATACGTTAATGTTAGAATTTCTATATGTAAAACATTTATCGTATCTTGTGCATTggttctcatttatttatttatgtaatgATTTATATAGCTCAGTGGAACAAGCTACCCCCCTCCGAGGCTTACACCATCGGACACCCCATGTACTTTGAAGCAAAGGTTCCCTCTGTGGCTGAAGGTGAGAGGTTGTTCGTGCACAACTGTCACGTGACCATGAACATCTCACCCTTCTCCAAGCCACAAGTCATCATCATAGACAACTACGGGTAATGCAGTTCTGTTTGCATCCCAATATGAAGGTAATTCTCCTGCAGATTGTGTAGGTGTCTCTGATCaagaccccaccccccacccccagatGCATAACTAATAGCAAGAACAGTCGTTCACGATTCATGGAGAGCAACAAGAAGAATGTTTTGAGGTTTTCTGTGGATGCCTTTGTTTTCTGGAGCAGCCCTGTGACGGTAATAACGTCATGGCAGAGACGGGTACGATGATGTTCTAGTCTCATCTGTGTTGGTCCTCGTTCTCTGGACGTTCTTAATATGTCTTGTCTCCATTCTCAATAGCATCTGTACATCCACTGTGAAACGTATGTCAAGCGTGACATTCCAACAGCAACTTCCAAGTTCTGCACTTACAACCCAAACAAACACAGGTGGAGTCAGAAGGTTCTGCTGTACTGCTGCTGGGCTTTAGACCGGTGCTGAGTGGGGTTGTCTGACGCTTTGATCTTTCTCATTGTTAGGTGGGAAGAACTCTATGGCTTCAACTCAGTCTGTTCCTGCTGCACCTCCACGTGTGTTTCTGGCGCCCCCCCTGGTGAGGGAAAACCATACCTAGTTTTGCACAGTGCAGTAACCTGGAAATCTATTTGTAATCTAAGCAAAACTAGAAAATGTGGTCACATTTGACAAGTCATTAGTGTGAAGTTTCTAAACCCAGTCCGTGAGGCCCACCACATACCACACGTGTTAGGAGAGGGCCAAGCTGTGGAACTGTCAGGAGGCCCTGAGGACTGGGCTGAGACTCACTGCTCTAGACCAGACTAGTCTCTAGTTCAGTCGTTCATTTCTAGACCAGTCTAGTCTCTAGTTCTTTCATTCATCTCTAGATCCATTATGATCATTATCAGGGATCATCATTTAGATCCATTTTCTTACAGAATGCATTTCTAACAGCGGTAAATTATACGTATTCATGTCATGTTGTGTTAAATATTATCCAGTGGGTTTTTCTTTCTTGACCAAACGTAAACATTCAATGCAGCTGCAGACAACAGTGGGGGAAAAACAATGACGAGTCTGCTGCTTCTGATCAATCTCTGTCCCCAGCATTCAACAAAATCATCACTAGCAAGAGCTGGTCCATGATTGGGGAAGACCGCGCTAGGGTCAGAGACAGTGGGAGAGTGACATGGGAGAGTCACAGGACTGCAGGGGAACAGAGGCCAATGATGGAGTCTCGCTTGGTGTTTGAGGAGGTGTTTGGGTTGAACTGAGGCCTAATAGGACCCTGCATCCAGGTCATTTTCATTTCGTGACAATAGCTTGAAACCTTAATAAAAGTCTGAAAACCAGTTACATCTTGTTTCTTATTATCTGCTTGATTGTTTGGGTCTTTTCCACTCATCACATGCACAGTAACACTGTATATAACATATAGCAGGATTTTGTCAGAGGGGTATTACTTTTAATAATAATTGTGCTTTTCTTTAACGTAGTATTAGTACATAGGTTTTGTAACATTCTTTTGTAACAGGTTTTTGAAACATTCAGAAACAAACTGCATAACTGATAGATACATGTTTATTGGTTTAAAAAAGGGATTTATATGAATGTCACAAATCTGTACAAAAACAGTAAAATATTTTAGGTGGATATGGCAATCGTTAGAGAAATATTGAGACCCTTTTATACAACATATAAAAATATGTACACTTACTGACTATGTGTGCTTTTTATTCAGTGTGCTGTACAAAACCAGTCTGACTAATGTTTGTTGACTGTAATTGCTACAAGTGATAAAAGCTATTGTTTTAGGATACATTTTCAATGCCATACACGATAATAGACTTTGTACATAAGATAATGTATCTCTGTGTTGACCCTCTCAGCTTCACACTGGGTTCAAAACATCTCAACAGCAGAACTCTAATTAAACTCCGTGGATGTGTTAGTAAAACATGGCTGCTGAGGGGGTTAGTCAGGCTTTCTGTTAGTAATAAGAGTTCAAATGAGAGTGCGTGCCTGGGTGTCGGGGCATGGGCGAACTGGGATACACCACCCCAGTCGGTGAGTTCCAGTACGTGGTAGGAGGCCCAAAATAGCTCCCTGGAGACACGGGCATGGGGCCAGTGTGGCCGCCCATGAAGTTCACTTTAGGCTGGTGGCTGTGGTAACCCTGAGGAAATGGTACCTCTGTCTGAAACTTCAGTatgctgccctctggtggatGGCTCTGGTGTGCTTGAGAGATGCCCTGGAAGTCGAACTTGTAGGCGTAGCGCTTTCCGTGCACCTTGGTCATGATGTTCTTGTCGTAGTAGTAGCGTAGCGCACGGCTCAACTTGTCGTAGTTCATGTTGGGTTTGCTCTTGCGTTCCCCCCAACGCTTGGCGACTTCGTCCGGGTCTGTCATCTTGAACTCGCCGTTGGTTCCCTCCCACGTGATGATGCCGGAGTTTCCGCTGTCGGAGAGCAGCTCCAGCAGGAACTGCCAAAGCTGGATCTGACCCGAACCTGCGGGGACGGACCAATATGAGGATGAACTGaagcaggcccgtagccagggagGATCGgagggttcgttcgatcccccccgtacacacatgccccctcaagataggtaggctattcaacgttaatctccggtggatatacagacaaacaaataaggacagcaacaacagactcacaacaaacttataacagtgttgccaactctcacgcaatgagcgtgagacactcgcatttgactgtcttcacacgccatacatccgatttctcacgctgaaaaaatctagtttatttatctccgatctacatatatgattcaatgagttactagttcgctctggcgccaactactggcgatcgatcgctttagacgcaacatagaggaaacatataagacataacacccccccccccccccgcatcaaatctcactcctagtgattttgaaaagttggcaaccatgcttataatgaataaaatatgtgtaaattaaaaggtttgaagtgcgctcgtgtatttagggggcaCTGGAGTAGAGAGGCAAATtaagtccacttttgggggaaaaagatcccccccatcacaatgctggctacgggcctgtgaAGGGATTCTATATAACACAAGACTTAAGTTGGAGTTGT
This window harbors:
- the zp3d.2 gene encoding zona pellucida sperm-binding protein 3d.2; its protein translation is MSEPSRSSILPEHEQNQKYFQSPYLHLPMFQHSRVPLLNKDQFSPAGGPGLKHLPERVKDVLLPERSRSPTTGAARAVCSSKEMRVHVPTFTLGSGVSHYDVKLGTCNISRSTRHHIIFVFDMGQCGTKIEIINNRVVFSNMLRYTLVATSGSVRSVFVPIQCHFNRFYYSYKIGFLPHVESQRLFKPMKFKSSVTLTPCDAQWNKLPPSEAYTIGHPMYFEAKVPSVAEGERLFVHNCHVTMNISPFSKPQVIIIDNYGCITNSKNSRSRFMESNKKNVLRFSVDAFVFWSSPVTVITSWQRRHLYIHCETYVKRDIPTATSKFCTYNPNKHRWEELYGFNSVCSCCTSTCVSGAPPAFNKIITSKSWSMIGEDRARVRDSGRVTWESHRTAGEQRPMMESRLVFEEVFGLN